The Gemmata palustris genome includes a region encoding these proteins:
- a CDS encoding alpha,alpha-trehalose-phosphate synthase (UDP-forming), whose translation MGWSKERLEEVARTRLGGAKLIVVANREPYIHRYKDGEVEWIRPAGGLTTALDPVMQACGGVWVAHGSGDADRAVTDANGRVGVPPDDPNYVLRRVWLTKDEEEGYYYGTANSMLWPLCHQVFARPAFDPKHWETYRKVNETFARAVLEEAEGGPALVFVQDYHFALLPRLLKAARPDLVTAQFWHIPWPGPEKFLVCPWAKELLDGMLGNDLLGFHTQHDCNNFFDTVDRALECRIDRERFAVQRGGQATTVRPFPISVDPALADEYLGDDWESRATALRKKHRLGDRALIVGVDRVDYTKGIPERLQAVDRLLHKHPELKGQFHFVQVGAPSRTHIPAYRDLTEEVNALAERINWEHGTDEWQPVVFLNEHHGPDDIFVLYRTAAGCIVSSLHDGMNLVAKEFVTARGDDRGVLVLSQFTGAARELPDAVLVNPFDVEEMADGLYASLTMSGSEQERRMRRMRAQVDDHNIYRWAGMLLSEVGKRVPDPVPVPAVEPEVEEESEPAPTARERRQEQRIARETYLTAMHLASAGV comes from the coding sequence ATGGGCTGGAGCAAGGAACGTTTGGAAGAAGTCGCACGCACACGCCTGGGCGGCGCCAAGTTGATCGTGGTCGCGAACCGCGAGCCGTACATCCACCGGTACAAGGACGGCGAGGTCGAATGGATTCGGCCCGCGGGGGGCCTGACCACGGCCCTCGATCCGGTGATGCAAGCGTGCGGGGGCGTGTGGGTCGCGCACGGGTCGGGCGACGCCGATCGCGCGGTGACCGACGCGAACGGGCGCGTGGGCGTTCCCCCGGACGACCCGAACTACGTGCTGCGCCGCGTGTGGCTCACCAAGGACGAGGAGGAGGGCTACTACTATGGCACCGCCAACAGCATGTTGTGGCCCCTGTGTCACCAGGTTTTCGCGCGCCCCGCGTTCGATCCCAAGCACTGGGAAACGTACCGCAAGGTGAATGAAACGTTCGCGCGGGCGGTTCTCGAAGAGGCCGAGGGCGGCCCGGCGCTCGTCTTCGTGCAGGACTACCACTTTGCACTACTGCCGCGGTTACTGAAGGCCGCGCGCCCGGACCTGGTGACCGCGCAGTTCTGGCACATCCCGTGGCCCGGACCGGAAAAGTTCCTCGTGTGCCCGTGGGCCAAGGAACTGCTCGACGGGATGCTCGGTAACGATCTGCTCGGGTTCCACACCCAACACGACTGTAACAACTTCTTTGACACCGTGGACCGGGCGCTAGAATGCCGCATCGACCGCGAACGGTTCGCGGTCCAACGCGGGGGGCAGGCCACGACCGTCCGCCCGTTCCCCATCAGCGTCGATCCGGCACTGGCGGATGAGTACCTGGGCGACGACTGGGAGAGCCGGGCCACAGCGCTGCGCAAGAAGCACCGCCTCGGGGACCGCGCCCTGATCGTGGGCGTGGACCGCGTGGACTACACGAAGGGCATCCCCGAACGGCTCCAGGCCGTGGACCGGTTGCTGCACAAGCACCCGGAGTTGAAGGGGCAGTTCCACTTCGTGCAGGTCGGTGCGCCTTCGCGCACGCACATCCCCGCGTACCGGGACTTGACCGAAGAGGTGAACGCGCTGGCCGAGCGCATCAACTGGGAGCACGGGACCGATGAGTGGCAGCCGGTGGTGTTCCTGAACGAGCACCACGGCCCGGACGACATCTTCGTGCTGTACCGCACGGCCGCGGGGTGCATCGTCAGTTCCTTGCACGACGGCATGAACCTCGTTGCGAAGGAGTTCGTGACCGCGCGCGGGGACGATCGCGGGGTGCTGGTTTTGTCTCAATTTACGGGGGCCGCACGCGAACTACCGGACGCGGTGCTCGTGAACCCCTTCGATGTGGAGGAGATGGCTGACGGGTTATATGCGTCGCTCACAATGTCCGGATCGGAGCAAGAGCGCCGGATGCGCCGGATGCGCGCCCAGGTGGACGACCACAACATCTACCGTTGGGCCGGGATGCTGTTATCGGAAGTGGGCAAGCGCGTCCCGGACCCCGTTCCCGTTCCGGCCGTCGAGCCGGAAGTCGAAGAGGAGTCGGAACCTGCGCCGACCGCACGAGAGCGGCGCCAAGAACAACGAATCGCCCGCGAAACGTATCTGACCGCGATGCACCTCGCGAGCGCGGGCGTGTAA